One region of Vibrio pelagius genomic DNA includes:
- a CDS encoding amino acid ABC transporter permease has protein sequence MSTHQFQPDLPPPANTVGVVGWLRKNLFNGPMNSVVTVILGYFAFSLIWTVFDWGILNADWVGTTRDACTSDGACWVFISVRWEQFMYGFYPEAELWRPRLFYFTLAVFVGLLAYEGTPKRTWIWLFFVNIYPFIIAGLLYGGVFGLEVVETHKWGGLLVTLIIALVGIVVSLPIGVALALGRRSEMPIIRSICTVYIEIWRGVPLITVLFMASVMLPLFLSAGSETDKLLRALVGVVLFSAAYMAEVIRGGLQAIPKGQYEAADALGLTYWKKMGLIILPQALKITIPSIVNTFIGLFKDTSLVLIIGMFDVLGIGQAANTDPEWLGFATESYVFVALVFWVFCFGMSRYSIWLENRLHTGHKR, from the coding sequence ATGAGCACACATCAATTTCAGCCTGATTTACCACCTCCAGCGAATACGGTCGGTGTTGTAGGTTGGCTTCGAAAAAACCTATTTAACGGTCCTATGAATAGTGTGGTAACTGTAATTCTAGGTTATTTCGCATTCTCGTTAATTTGGACAGTTTTTGACTGGGGTATCCTAAACGCAGACTGGGTAGGGACGACACGTGACGCTTGTACTAGCGATGGTGCGTGCTGGGTATTCATCAGTGTACGTTGGGAGCAGTTTATGTACGGCTTCTATCCTGAAGCTGAACTGTGGCGCCCTCGCCTATTCTACTTTACGCTTGCTGTCTTCGTTGGCTTATTAGCCTATGAAGGAACTCCGAAGCGTACGTGGATCTGGCTATTTTTCGTTAATATCTACCCATTCATCATCGCAGGTCTCTTGTATGGCGGTGTATTTGGTCTTGAGGTTGTAGAGACACACAAATGGGGCGGATTACTCGTTACACTAATCATCGCACTCGTTGGTATTGTGGTGTCACTTCCTATCGGTGTCGCACTTGCACTTGGGCGACGCTCGGAAATGCCGATTATTCGCAGCATCTGTACTGTATATATCGAAATCTGGCGTGGTGTACCTCTGATTACGGTTCTGTTCATGGCATCTGTAATGCTTCCACTGTTCTTGTCTGCGGGTTCAGAAACAGACAAACTGCTTCGTGCACTAGTCGGCGTGGTGCTGTTCAGTGCAGCTTACATGGCAGAGGTTATTCGTGGTGGCTTACAAGCGATTCCTAAAGGTCAATATGAGGCCGCAGATGCGCTTGGCTTAACTTACTGGAAGAAAATGGGACTTATCATTCTTCCTCAAGCTCTAAAGATTACGATTCCATCTATCGTAAACACCTTTATCGGCCTGTTTAAAGATACCAGTCTAGTTCTCATCATAGGCATGTTCGATGTACTGGGTATCGGTCAAGCTGCTAATACCGACCCTGAGTGGTTAGGCTTTGCAACAGAAAGTTATGTATTTGTCGCGTTAGTGTTCTGGGTGTTCTGTTTTGGTATGTCGAGATACTCGATATGGCTAGAAAACAGACTTCACACCGGTCACAAACGATAG
- a CDS encoding amino acid ABC transporter ATP-binding protein yields the protein MTQQQNNESQELMIELKDMNKWYGEFHVLKNINLEVKKGEKIVICGPSGSGKSTMIRCINRLEEHQKGHIFVSGNELTEDLKNIEAVRKDVGMCFQHFNLFPHLTVLENCTLAPIWVKKMPKEEAEAIAMKYLERVKIPEQADKFPGQLSGGQQQRVAIARSLCMNPQVMLFDEPTSALDPEMVREVLDVMVELAEEGMTMLCVTHEMGFAKEVADRVIFMDAGEIIEENNPVDFFENPQSDRTQNFLSQILHH from the coding sequence ATGACGCAACAACAAAACAACGAATCTCAAGAATTGATGATTGAACTGAAAGATATGAACAAGTGGTACGGAGAGTTCCACGTTCTTAAGAACATCAATCTAGAAGTTAAGAAAGGCGAGAAAATCGTAATCTGTGGCCCTTCTGGGTCGGGTAAATCAACGATGATTCGCTGTATCAACCGATTAGAAGAGCACCAAAAAGGACACATCTTTGTTTCAGGTAATGAGCTGACTGAAGATCTAAAAAACATTGAAGCCGTACGTAAAGACGTAGGCATGTGTTTTCAGCACTTCAACCTGTTCCCTCACCTTACGGTATTAGAAAACTGTACCCTAGCCCCAATTTGGGTAAAGAAAATGCCGAAGGAAGAAGCTGAAGCAATCGCAATGAAATACCTAGAACGTGTAAAAATACCAGAGCAAGCGGATAAGTTCCCAGGTCAGCTTTCTGGTGGTCAGCAGCAACGTGTAGCGATTGCACGCTCTCTATGTATGAACCCACAAGTCATGTTGTTCGATGAACCCACGTCAGCACTCGACCCAGAGATGGTTCGTGAGGTTCTAGACGTTATGGTTGAATTGGCGGAAGAAGGCATGACCATGCTTTGTGTAACGCACGAAATGGGCTTTGCGAAAGAGGTAGCCGACCGAGTGATCTTTATGGATGCCGGCGAAATCATCGAAGAAAACAATCCTGTCGACTTCTTCGAAAATCCGCAGTCCGATCGAACTCAAAACTTCTTGAGTCAGATTCTACACCATTAG
- a CDS encoding Bax inhibitor-1/YccA family protein has translation MNSPMFSRTASQESALQTNKVLRNTYALLSMTLLWSAVVAGISMAMNLPRPGLIIMLVGFYGLLFLTEKNRDNSMGLVFTFLFTGFLGYTIGPLLNAYIGAGMGDVVLTALGGTALSFMAASAYALTTKRDLSMMGGLMLSLFVVLVVGMIASFFIQSTILHLALSSLFIVFSTMAILMTTQGIIRGGETNYISATVTLYVSIYNIFISLLSILGIMGNDD, from the coding sequence ATGAACAGCCCTATGTTTTCTCGCACAGCTTCTCAAGAGAGCGCTCTGCAAACCAATAAAGTGCTGCGTAACACCTACGCGCTACTTTCAATGACACTACTTTGGTCTGCTGTTGTGGCAGGCATTTCAATGGCGATGAACCTGCCTCGTCCTGGCCTAATCATCATGCTGGTTGGTTTCTATGGTCTACTTTTCCTAACAGAGAAGAACCGTGATAACAGCATGGGTCTCGTATTTACATTCCTATTCACTGGCTTCCTAGGCTACACCATCGGCCCTCTTCTTAACGCGTACATCGGTGCTGGCATGGGTGACGTGGTTCTGACTGCTCTTGGCGGTACTGCGCTATCATTTATGGCAGCTTCAGCTTATGCATTAACCACTAAGCGCGATCTATCCATGATGGGCGGCCTAATGCTGTCACTATTCGTAGTTCTAGTTGTTGGTATGATCGCAAGCTTTTTCATCCAATCAACAATTCTACACCTAGCGCTTAGCAGCCTATTTATTGTGTTCTCCACAATGGCTATCTTGATGACAACTCAAGGTATTATCCGTGGCGGCGAGACTAACTACATTTCAGCGACAGTGACGCTGTATGTATCTATCTACAACATCTTCATCAGCCTACTTAGCATTCTAGGTATTATGGGTAACGACGATTAA
- a CDS encoding TusE/DsrC/DsvC family sulfur relay protein, producing the protein MFEYNGKQIETDAQGYLLDHTQWEEGMIEILADDEGIELTEAHLEVIHFVRDFYEEFNTSPAVRMLVKAMEKAHGPEKGNSKYLFKLFKKGPAKQATKLAGLPKPAKCL; encoded by the coding sequence ATGTTTGAATACAACGGAAAACAAATCGAAACCGACGCTCAAGGCTATCTTTTAGACCACACGCAATGGGAAGAAGGTATGATTGAGATCCTAGCCGATGACGAAGGTATTGAGCTTACTGAAGCCCACCTAGAAGTCATTCATTTCGTACGTGATTTCTATGAGGAGTTCAATACATCTCCTGCTGTCCGTATGCTTGTAAAAGCAATGGAAAAAGCTCATGGCCCTGAAAAAGGGAACAGTAAATACCTCTTTAAACTATTTAAAAAGGGGCCGGCAAAGCAAGCAACTAAGCTAGCGGGTCTGCCTAAACCAGCGAAATGCCTATAG
- the yccX gene encoding acylphosphatase: protein MDRSHRIFLVTGHVQCVGFRYSTRIRAMDLGLTGYAKNLDNGDVEVLAVGNSANIEKLHIWLYQGPDTARVERVVEKDAAGTKVDDTNSRYFQVL, encoded by the coding sequence ATGGATCGTTCCCATCGTATATTTCTGGTAACAGGTCATGTCCAATGTGTTGGCTTTAGATATTCAACACGAATAAGAGCAATGGACTTAGGGCTAACTGGCTATGCAAAGAACCTAGACAATGGTGACGTAGAGGTTCTCGCTGTTGGTAACAGTGCTAATATAGAAAAGTTGCATATCTGGCTCTATCAAGGTCCGGACACTGCGAGGGTAGAACGGGTAGTGGAGAAAGATGCTGCTGGCACAAAGGTTGATGACACCAACAGCAGATACTTTCAAGTTCTTTAA
- a CDS encoding methyl-accepting chemotaxis protein, producing MKEIPFRWIDKYLIHLKIQEKFYLLFLLPVLALVILTLVLDSAADALLVHLYQDELMLMKGLIEAGQLSRDQVAQLVSQSDTISLGFGEGAVSVMNGAFSLVATHDQNLWSSLSTTQITIIGITLTLIALGVYYIMTFIGGAMFSVNKALNTLAEGDLTGRMNYFLVRDEFSEIAITIDKVAEREQKMVLSIQESVALMQQISSDLNQSTQQSSNISGVQQEHLNSLASATEEMASTIREVANLAHESSSQTMDAHGVAENGQHKVSNTLASISNLSQEIQSASQAVEELDANAAQIDEVVTTINAISEQTNLLALNAAIEAARAGEQGRGFAVVADEVRALAGRTQQATVEIQTMIEALQRNSQSLTKLMEVTVINANEGQTLMSEVNVEIGSLAEKNQSISDSSTQIATAAEEQGVVADNIAQSVEEIRNQSNNICDMISKSNANVDQLRQQSDSMEGLLTGLKA from the coding sequence ATGAAAGAAATCCCCTTTCGCTGGATTGACAAATATCTTATCCATCTGAAAATCCAAGAGAAATTCTACCTTCTTTTTCTACTCCCTGTGCTGGCTCTTGTTATCTTAACTCTAGTCCTAGATAGCGCTGCGGACGCACTTTTGGTCCATCTTTATCAAGATGAATTGATGTTAATGAAAGGCCTTATTGAAGCAGGCCAACTGTCTCGTGACCAAGTAGCTCAGCTTGTCAGCCAATCAGACACCATCTCTTTGGGTTTTGGTGAAGGCGCGGTGTCTGTTATGAATGGCGCATTCAGTTTAGTAGCGACACACGACCAAAACCTATGGTCCTCACTTTCGACAACTCAAATCACTATCATCGGCATCACCCTCACTCTAATCGCTCTAGGTGTTTATTACATCATGACCTTTATTGGCGGTGCGATGTTCTCCGTGAATAAAGCACTCAATACACTCGCGGAAGGCGATCTAACGGGGCGTATGAACTACTTCTTAGTGCGCGATGAGTTCAGTGAAATTGCTATCACTATTGATAAGGTAGCAGAACGTGAGCAAAAGATGGTGCTTTCAATTCAAGAGTCTGTCGCTTTGATGCAGCAAATCAGCTCAGATCTAAACCAATCAACTCAGCAAAGCTCAAATATTTCAGGCGTTCAGCAAGAGCACCTAAACAGTCTTGCAAGCGCAACTGAAGAGATGGCTTCAACCATACGTGAAGTTGCTAACCTAGCACATGAATCAAGTTCTCAAACAATGGACGCTCATGGTGTCGCTGAAAACGGCCAGCACAAAGTGTCGAATACGCTTGCATCGATTTCTAACCTTTCTCAAGAGATTCAGTCTGCCTCACAAGCCGTTGAAGAGCTCGATGCAAACGCAGCACAAATTGATGAAGTGGTAACGACCATCAATGCAATTTCAGAGCAGACAAACCTGCTTGCATTGAACGCGGCGATTGAAGCGGCTCGTGCTGGAGAGCAAGGCCGTGGCTTTGCTGTCGTTGCAGACGAGGTTCGCGCCCTAGCTGGCCGTACGCAGCAAGCAACGGTTGAGATCCAAACCATGATTGAAGCGCTACAACGTAACAGCCAATCGCTTACCAAGTTAATGGAAGTCACTGTTATTAACGCGAACGAAGGTCAAACACTGATGTCTGAAGTTAACGTTGAAATTGGTTCATTAGCAGAAAAGAACCAATCTATTTCAGATAGTAGCACTCAAATAGCTACGGCTGCAGAAGAACAAGGCGTGGTTGCTGACAACATTGCACAGAGTGTTGAAGAGATTCGCAACCAGTCAAACAACATCTGCGACATGATTAGCAAGAGTAACGCGAACGTTGACCAACTTCGTCAACAAAGCGATTCAATGGAAGGTCTACTAACAGGCCTCAAAGCTTAA
- a CDS encoding class I SAM-dependent methyltransferase: MTPSIQLAKGRDKSLRRKHPWVFSRGIDKVTGEPQLGETVDVFASNGQWLAKAAYSPASQIRARVWTFEKEDINKAFFVKRIKDAQMLREEIIARDGLTGYRLIAAESDGLPGITIDKYQNFLVCQLLSAGAEYHKSALVEALVECFPDCNVYERSDVAVRKKEGLEQTVGVLHGEEPPKSVVIEENGVKISVNIVEGHKTGFYLDQRDSRKESMKYVKDKEVLNCFSYTGGFGLYALKGEAKRVINADVSQLALDTAKHNAELNEFDISKRRAVFLNADVFKLLREYRDQGTKFDVVIMDPPKFVSSKNNLTSGANGYKDVNMLAMQILKPGGTLLTYSCSGLMGTDLFQKIIADAAIDAGRTVKFVERFEQAADHLTDTAYPEGFYLKGFACKVL, from the coding sequence ATGACTCCATCGATTCAACTAGCAAAAGGCCGTGATAAATCGCTACGCCGCAAACACCCATGGGTATTCTCTCGTGGCATTGACAAAGTAACGGGTGAGCCACAACTCGGTGAAACGGTCGACGTTTTCGCAAGCAACGGTCAATGGCTAGCAAAAGCAGCCTACTCTCCTGCTTCCCAAATTCGAGCTCGTGTTTGGACGTTTGAAAAAGAAGATATCAATAAAGCATTCTTTGTTAAACGCATCAAAGACGCACAAATGCTTCGCGAAGAGATCATTGCTCGTGATGGTCTTACTGGCTACCGTTTAATCGCTGCTGAATCTGATGGTTTACCTGGTATCACTATCGACAAATATCAGAACTTCCTAGTATGCCAACTGCTAAGTGCTGGTGCGGAGTATCATAAGTCTGCTCTTGTAGAAGCTCTAGTGGAGTGTTTCCCTGACTGCAACGTATACGAGCGATCGGATGTTGCAGTACGTAAGAAAGAGGGACTAGAACAAACTGTCGGCGTTCTTCACGGTGAAGAGCCACCTAAATCTGTTGTCATCGAAGAGAACGGCGTAAAAATCAGCGTAAATATCGTTGAAGGCCACAAGACAGGTTTCTATCTAGACCAACGTGATAGCCGTAAAGAGTCAATGAAGTACGTAAAAGACAAAGAAGTCTTGAACTGCTTCTCTTACACTGGTGGCTTTGGTCTATACGCACTCAAAGGCGAAGCAAAGCGTGTTATCAATGCTGACGTTTCACAGCTTGCACTAGACACGGCTAAGCACAACGCAGAATTAAACGAATTCGATATTTCAAAAAGACGCGCGGTGTTCTTAAATGCAGACGTATTTAAGCTTCTTCGTGAATACCGTGACCAAGGCACCAAGTTCGATGTTGTGATCATGGACCCACCAAAGTTCGTTTCTAGTAAAAACAACCTAACATCAGGTGCGAACGGCTATAAAGATGTCAACATGCTAGCAATGCAGATTCTTAAACCGGGTGGCACGCTGCTTACTTATTCATGTTCCGGTCTAATGGGCACCGATCTGTTCCAAAAGATCATTGCCGATGCTGCAATCGATGCTGGTCGCACGGTTAAATTTGTCGAGCGTTTTGAGCAAGCTGCAGACCATCTGACAGACACAGCCTACCCTGAAGGTTTCTACCTAAAAGGTTTTGCGTGTAAGGTTCTTTAG